A genomic segment from Mustela lutreola isolate mMusLut2 chromosome 15, mMusLut2.pri, whole genome shotgun sequence encodes:
- the RPRML gene encoding reprimo-like protein, protein MNATFLNHSGLEAEGGLGGGGGAALGNRSHGLGTWLGCCAGGAPLAASDGVPAGLAPDERSLWVSRVAQIAVLCVLSLTVVFGVFFLGCNLLIKSESMINFLMQERRPSKDVGAAILGLY, encoded by the coding sequence ATGAACGCGACCTTCCTGAACCACAGCGGCCTGGAGGCAGAGGGCGGCttgggcggcggcggcggggccgccCTGGGGAACCGCAGCCACGGGCTGGGCACGTGGCTGGGCTGCTGCGCCGGAGGCGCGCCGCTGGCCGCCAGCGACGGGGTCCCCGCGGGGCTGGCGCCGGACGAGCGCAGCCTGTGGGTGTCGCGCGTGGCGCAGATCGCTGTGCTCTGCGTGCTGTCGCTCACCGTGGTCTTCGGCGTGTTCTTCCTGGGCTGCAACCTGCTCATCAAGTCGGAGAGCATGATCAACTTTCTgatgcaggagcgccggccctccAAGGACGTGGGAGCCGCCATCCTGGGGCTGTACTGA
- the LYZL6 gene encoding lysozyme-like protein 6 isoform X1: MAALCRFLSSSEKTSGTSVRSSEQWALNCTFSPPKMTGTLLMSLVSCLIAISQASLINRCDLARVLRKEDLDGFEGYSLNDWLCLAFVESNFNISKVNENADGSFDYGIFQINSHYWCNDYRSHSENICHEDCQDLLSPNLLSTISCAKKIVSGAGGMKNWVAWRLHCAGRPLSYWMTGCFLG; this comes from the exons ATGGCTGCCCTCTGCAGATTCCTCAGCAGCTCAGAGAAGACCAGCGGCACATCGGTGAGATCCTCAGAACAGTGGGCCCTCAACTGTACCTTCTCCCCTCCGAAGATGACAGGGACACTACTCATGTCCTTGGTCAGCTGCCTCATTGCCATCAGTCAGGCCAGCCTCATCAATCGCTGTGACTTGGCCAGAGTGCTGCGCAAGGAGGACTTGGATGGGTTTGAGGGCTACTCCTTGAATGACT GGCTGTGTCTGGCTTTTGTGGAAAGCAACTTCAACATATCAAAGGTAAATGAAAACGCAGATGGCAGCTTTGACTATGGAATCTTCCAGATCAACAGCCATTACTGGTGCAACGATTACCGGAGTCATTCGGAAAACATTTGCCACGAGGACTGTCAAG accTACTGAGCCCCAATCTTCTCTCAACCATCAGCTGTGCAAAAAAGATTGTGTCTGGAGCAGGGGGGATGAAGAACTG GGTAGCATGGAGGTTGCACTGTGCAGGCCGTCCACTCTCCTACTGGATGACAGGATGTTTCTTGGGATGA
- the LYZL6 gene encoding lysozyme-like protein 6 isoform X2: MTGTLLMSLVSCLIAISQASLINRCDLARVLRKEDLDGFEGYSLNDWLCLAFVESNFNISKVNENADGSFDYGIFQINSHYWCNDYRSHSENICHEDCQDLLSPNLLSTISCAKKIVSGAGGMKNWVAWRLHCAGRPLSYWMTGCFLG; encoded by the exons ATGACAGGGACACTACTCATGTCCTTGGTCAGCTGCCTCATTGCCATCAGTCAGGCCAGCCTCATCAATCGCTGTGACTTGGCCAGAGTGCTGCGCAAGGAGGACTTGGATGGGTTTGAGGGCTACTCCTTGAATGACT GGCTGTGTCTGGCTTTTGTGGAAAGCAACTTCAACATATCAAAGGTAAATGAAAACGCAGATGGCAGCTTTGACTATGGAATCTTCCAGATCAACAGCCATTACTGGTGCAACGATTACCGGAGTCATTCGGAAAACATTTGCCACGAGGACTGTCAAG accTACTGAGCCCCAATCTTCTCTCAACCATCAGCTGTGCAAAAAAGATTGTGTCTGGAGCAGGGGGGATGAAGAACTG GGTAGCATGGAGGTTGCACTGTGCAGGCCGTCCACTCTCCTACTGGATGACAGGATGTTTCTTGGGATGA